In one Candidatus Omnitrophota bacterium genomic region, the following are encoded:
- a CDS encoding GspE/PulE family protein: protein MIYPKRQIIQLLAQNGLLKASQVGEVFSLQAANNKPLSLVLTEDILINKQKLEGFIKSNCPVPEFDISQLTIRAETLSFVSEQNARKYRIFPLIKTENGILLAIANLSTVVDLEDIQEASGHKINPVVIAGAEMDKLLHHYYGVQLGDKPEEANMEMEDILGDSLSDISIKTRGEFDAQDLAQITQEMPIVKATNFIMDKAIDAKASDVLIEPLEGATRIRFRIDGVYRHIESLPRAFHPFIVSRIKVISDLDIAEHRFPQDGQFKIRRKDKEVDFRVSSYPTILGEKVAIRILDKSLGLLDLNKLGLTDAVISGLKKAAQLPHGMLLVCGPTGSGKTSTLYSLLKYVHTPEKNIITVEDPVEYQLKGINQVSINIKTGLNFSRCLRSILRQDPDIIMIGEIRDFETVDIAIKAALTGHLVLSTLHTTTAAGSVVRLLDMGVESFLINASLIAIVSQRLARRICVHCKEPVPSQPYFRGKGCKECMGTGYKGRILLAEVLHLTAVIKDAIVGKNIEEKVIKEIARKEGMRTLREEAQELARAGIITIEEVLRVTPAD, encoded by the coding sequence ATGATTTATCCCAAGCGTCAGATCATCCAGCTTCTCGCCCAGAATGGGTTGTTAAAGGCCTCCCAGGTTGGCGAGGTTTTTTCTCTGCAGGCTGCCAATAATAAGCCTTTAAGCCTGGTTTTAACAGAGGATATTCTGATCAATAAGCAGAAGCTTGAAGGTTTTATCAAATCCAATTGCCCCGTTCCCGAATTTGACATTTCCCAGCTTACTATCCGAGCCGAAACATTAAGTTTCGTATCAGAGCAGAATGCGCGCAAATACCGTATTTTCCCCTTAATAAAGACTGAAAACGGGATTCTTTTAGCTATAGCAAATCTCAGCACCGTTGTTGATTTAGAGGATATTCAAGAGGCATCAGGCCATAAAATCAATCCAGTTGTTATAGCTGGCGCTGAAATGGATAAATTATTGCATCATTATTACGGCGTTCAGCTGGGAGATAAGCCCGAAGAAGCAAATATGGAAATGGAAGATATCTTAGGAGATAGCCTTTCGGATATTTCCATTAAGACAAGAGGTGAGTTTGACGCGCAAGACCTGGCGCAGATTACCCAGGAGATGCCCATTGTTAAAGCGACAAATTTTATTATGGATAAAGCTATTGACGCAAAGGCAAGCGATGTGTTGATTGAGCCTTTGGAAGGGGCAACTAGGATACGTTTCCGTATTGATGGGGTATACCGGCATATAGAAAGCCTGCCGCGGGCTTTTCATCCTTTTATTGTGTCGCGCATTAAGGTCATATCGGATCTGGATATAGCGGAGCACCGTTTCCCTCAAGATGGCCAGTTTAAGATTAGAAGAAAAGACAAGGAAGTTGATTTTCGTGTTTCATCATACCCAACGATATTGGGCGAGAAAGTGGCGATCAGGATATTGGATAAATCTTTAGGGTTATTGGATTTAAATAAGTTAGGCTTAACAGATGCGGTTATATCCGGGCTTAAAAAAGCCGCCCAATTGCCCCACGGCATGCTTTTGGTTTGTGGGCCCACAGGTTCAGGCAAAACCTCTACTTTGTATTCTTTATTAAAATATGTGCATACCCCAGAAAAAAATATTATTACCGTTGAAGATCCTGTTGAATATCAGCTAAAAGGGATTAACCAGGTGTCTATTAATATCAAAACTGGGCTGAACTTTAGCCGTTGCCTACGTTCTATTCTAAGGCAAGACCCAGATATTATCATGATCGGCGAGATCCGAGATTTTGAGACTGTAGATATCGCTATTAAAGCGGCGTTAACCGGGCATTTGGTTTTAAGCACGCTTCATACTACTACTGCTGCCGGGTCGGTAGTGCGCCTGTTGGATATGGGGGTGGAGTCATTCTTGATTAACGCTTCATTGATCGCCATTGTTTCACAAAGATTAGCGCGCAGGATCTGCGTACATTGCAAAGAGCCTGTTCCATCGCAGCCGTATTTTCGCGGGAAAGGCTGTAAAGAATGCATGGGTACAGGATATAAGGGGCGGATTTTATTGGCCGAGGTTTTACATCTAACAGCCGTGATTAAAGATGCTATCGTGGGCAAGAATATTGAAGAGAAGGTGATTAAAGAAATAGCCCGCAAGGAAGGCATGCGCACTTTAAGGGAAGAGGCGCAGGAATTAGCCCGCGCCGGCATAATAACTATAGAAGAGGTCTTGCGGGTAACCCCTGCGGATTAG
- a CDS encoding GspE/PulE family protein gives MGKTKLNFIKILTDANKITTEDIEKAISIQRKTGKEIKEVLISEGFINEEDLLSLVAYHLNVPFIDPYKYELDPRLVASIPEEIVRKYSFLPLYKIGDTLLVAIAEPMDIITLDNLRLSLKCEIKQVLAKEKAVNDCINNFYTQLQSLPEILAYDEKEKSMQIIRTEELDDSDSADLIQESQKGPIVEAVNRIIGEAIQQRASDIHLEPTEEDLTVRYRIDGIMHKAYGLPKKVQRGIAARIKILSNLDITKFYLPQDGRFPLVAYGRQIDFRVSSLPTIYGEKFVLRILDKAKAMVSLTDLGFSEQSLRLLQEALSKDHGMILITGPTGSGKSTTLYSVLKELNTMERHVVTIEDPVEYQLDGIGQTHIRSDIDFTFATALRGVLRQSPDIIMIGEIRDTETADIAIKASLIGQLILSTLHTNDSVSAFARLIDMGVERYLVASSLILVCAQRLCRKICDNCKEEFTDAPEFMIKELGLKVTGSGKFYHGRGCNSCLNTGYKGRIALLEAFNVDDYIKSQVIREVPLEQVRDEAIKNGKLITLRQDGFEKVFNGVTTLEEVYRVTAKD, from the coding sequence ATGGGCAAAACCAAATTAAATTTTATCAAGATCTTAACCGATGCCAATAAGATAACCACCGAAGATATAGAGAAGGCAATTTCTATTCAAAGAAAGACCGGCAAGGAAATAAAAGAAGTGCTTATCTCTGAAGGTTTTATTAATGAGGAAGACCTTCTTTCTTTAGTGGCGTATCATTTGAATGTGCCTTTTATTGATCCTTACAAATATGAGCTTGACCCGCGGCTTGTAGCTTCTATTCCCGAAGAAATAGTGCGTAAATATTCTTTTCTGCCGCTTTACAAGATAGGGGATACCCTTCTTGTGGCTATCGCGGAGCCCATGGATATTATTACTTTGGATAACCTGCGCCTTTCTTTGAAGTGTGAAATAAAACAGGTTTTGGCTAAGGAAAAGGCGGTCAATGACTGCATTAATAATTTCTACACTCAGCTGCAAAGCCTTCCGGAAATTTTAGCTTACGATGAAAAAGAAAAGTCTATGCAGATCATAAGGACTGAAGAATTGGATGATAGCGATTCCGCGGATCTTATTCAGGAAAGCCAGAAAGGCCCGATAGTAGAGGCGGTCAACCGGATTATAGGCGAAGCTATTCAGCAGAGGGCGTCAGATATACATCTTGAACCAACAGAAGAAGATTTGACTGTGCGCTACCGCATAGACGGGATAATGCACAAAGCTTATGGCCTGCCCAAAAAGGTGCAACGCGGCATTGCCGCGCGCATAAAAATACTTTCCAATCTTGATATTACTAAATTTTATCTTCCTCAAGACGGAAGGTTCCCATTGGTGGCCTATGGCAGACAGATTGATTTCCGTGTTTCTTCGCTTCCCACTATTTACGGAGAAAAATTCGTTTTAAGGATCCTGGATAAAGCTAAGGCAATGGTCAGCTTAACGGATCTGGGATTTTCAGAGCAGTCTTTGAGGCTTTTGCAGGAAGCTTTGTCTAAAGACCACGGGATGATCCTGATTACCGGGCCCACGGGAAGCGGTAAATCTACTACGCTTTATTCGGTTTTAAAAGAATTAAATACTATGGAACGCCATGTGGTTACAATTGAGGACCCGGTTGAATATCAGTTGGATGGTATTGGCCAGACGCATATACGATCGGATATAGATTTTACCTTTGCCACCGCGCTGCGCGGGGTATTAAGGCAAAGCCCGGATATTATCATGATCGGAGAAATCCGCGATACTGAAACAGCGGATATCGCTATTAAGGCTTCGCTTATAGGTCAACTTATATTAAGCACCCTTCATACCAATGATTCAGTAAGCGCCTTTGCCCGGCTTATTGATATGGGGGTAGAGAGGTATTTGGTGGCGTCTTCACTTATTCTTGTTTGCGCCCAGAGGCTCTGCCGTAAGATCTGCGATAATTGCAAGGAGGAATTTACTGACGCTCCTGAATTTATGATCAAAGAATTGGGCCTTAAGGTTACAGGTTCTGGAAAGTTTTATCATGGCCGCGGATGCAATTCTTGTTTAAATACCGGATATAAGGGCAGGATCGCGCTTTTAGAAGCGTTTAATGTTGACGATTATATTAAAAGCCAAGTCATAAGAGAGGTGCCTTTAGAGCAAGTAAGGGATGAGGCGATAAAAAACGGAAAGCTTATTACCTTGCGTCAGGACGGGTTTGAAAAGGTGTTTAATGGGGTTACTACCCTTGAAGAGGTATATCGGGTAACAGCTAAGGACTAA